CGACATGCCGGAGGCGCGGCCCAGGTCTTCGGCCTGGCGCAGCATAAACTCCAGGCCACGGACGGCGGGCCCGGCCAGTGCAATCAGGAAAGCCGGCGGGTTGGGCTCGGTAGCCGCAATTAGCCCAATCATGGCGCCTTCGCTGTGGCCCAGCAGGCCGGCTTGCCTGGCTTGCACCTCGGGGCGGGTGCGTAGGTAAGCCAAGGCGGCTTGGGCATCGGTTACGCCATCGGCAGTGGTGTAGGAGGTAGTAGTGCCGCCCGATTTGCCCACGCCGCGGTCGTCGTAGCGCAGCACCACGTAGCCGCGGCGGGTTAGGTAATCGGCCAGCACCCAAAACGGCTTGTGGCCGAACACGGTCTCGTCGCGGTCTTGCGGCCCCGAGCCGGTAACCAGCACCACCGCCGGAAAAGGCCCTTTGCCGGCCGGCGTGGTAACAGTGCCTGCTAGCTTGATGTTGGTCTTGGCATTGCTAAACGTAACTTCTTCGCTGTGGTACGGAAACGGCGCCTTGGGCTCCTGCGGCCGATTGGCAGTAGCGCCAGCCTGGTGAGCTAGCGTGAGCGGAAACGAGCGGCCCGCTTGCAGCCACGCTCCTTCAAGCTGTTTGCCGCCGCCAACTACGCGCCCGGCAAAGCGGGCGGCGGGGCGGGTTAGCTGCAGTATTACGCTGTCGGCGCGCTGGGTTACTTTCTCCACCGGCAGGCCGTAGGCATTCTGATTGGGGCTATCCAAGGTAGCGGTGCGGGCACCGTTAGCCGCTTCGGCTATATGGAAGATGAGCGGCAACTCGGTGGCGCCGGCCTGCATTTTGCCCCGCCAAATACCGGCACGTAACGGCGCGTTGCCCTGCGCCCAAGCCGTAGCCGAAAAACAAAGCAACACGAGCAGCCACACGGCGCCGCGCAGATAACAGAGAAACCGTAGCATAAAGCAGAAGGTGGAACGCCTGGGTGGCCCAAACAGGCTGGTAAGCAAACAGGTGATAAACATCCGGGCCAGCAAGTTGCAGGCCCACCCCTAAATAACCTAGCACAAAAAAAGAGCCGCCTAATTGGCGGCTCTTTGCGTTGCGGTGCTGGCCTGAGCGGCTTTCGCTTTGCTCCTCAGGCTCAACTTTGTTTTGGCTACCTGGGATTGCGGCGCGGCCGGCTTCGGGACGGGCTTGGCGCTGTGCTTGGCAATCCAGCCGTGGATGAGCACCAGCGCGCGGGGCGAGAAGGTGGGCTGAATTTCGCCGTTCACGAGCGGCCACTGCGAGCGGTCCGATTGAAACCAGTGGTTTACGCCGGTTAGCTTGTACACCTCCACTTTTTTGTTGCCCTTGGCACGCAGGCCTTTTTGCAGCAGCGGCAGGTTGCGGTTGGCCGATACCATTAGGTCGGCGGTGCCGTTGAGGGCCAACACCGGGCATTTCACGCCCGAAAAACGGGTTTTGGGGTCGAAATCGATGAAGAAACGGTACCAGGGCGAGGTTAGCTGCGTGGCGCGGGCCTGCACCATGGTAAAGTCGATGTCGGCGTTGCTCATGCGCAGCATGGCGGCCACTTTGGCGCGGGCGAGGTCGTTGTTGGGCGTTTCGCGGATAATGTTGAGCATCCGCTCGTGCAGCTGCAGCGCGGCGCTAACCTGGGCCGGCGTCGAGCCAATCAGGCGCATGATTTCGGTTTGCTGACGACGCAGCAGTTCCGAGCCCGATTGCCCGCTACCCGCCAGCGAAATCACGAAGTTGGGTGCCCCAATGGGTTGGGCGGCAGCCAGCAAGGCAATGTTGGCGCCCTCGCCGTGGCCGAGCATGCCCACCTGCGTTTTGTTTACTTTGTAGTGGGCGCGCAAAAAGCCCATGGCTGCCTGCGCGTCCGATACCAGATCGGCGGTGTTGGCCTGCTGGTAGCTGCCCGTCGATTTCCCCACGCCGCGGTCGTCGTAGCGCAGCACGGCCACGCCCCGGCGCGTGAGGTAATCGGCCAGGATGTTGAACATGCGGTAGTTATCCACGGCCGCGTTGCGGTCTTGCGGGCCCGAATCCGAAATCAGCACCACGCCCGGAAATGGCCCCCGGCCCTGCGGCATGGTGAGCGTACCCGTCAGGCGGAGCTTGTCTACTTTGTTGGGCACTACTACTTCTTCTTCGCGGTAGGGGGCTGCGGGCTTAAAGGTAGCGGCGTTCAGCACCGAGCCGGCCGAGCGCTCGAGCACCAGGGCCGAGGTAAGCCCCGGCTGCGACCACATGCCCTTCATGCTCTTGTTGTCGGCGGAGAGGCGGCCCGTAAAGCGGCTGCCGGCCTCCTCGATGCGCATGGTTACCTCGGAGCCTTTCAGGGTCACCTTTACGGGCATGCGGGTAACCTTCTGCTTCGGCACGTCGAGGGTGGCGTAGAGCGTGCCGTTGCTCAGCGGAATGATGGTAATGACCAGCTCCGAGGTGCCGCCCGATACTTTTAGCTCGCCGCGCCATTGACCACCTAGGGGCGAATCGGCAGGGTTGTATGCAACAGCTGTACACAGCAGCGGAAACAGCAGCAGAAACCACAAGATCGGCTGAAGGCGTAAAAAATTCCTCATAAAGTTCAATAAAGAGGCTGGCAGAGCGGAGTTAAGCACGCTTTATTCTGGGAGAATACCAAAATTAAGCATTCTTGGCGAAGCCGCATACGCAAGAATACTGCCGAGGTTGGTTGAACTCTGAAGAAAGTTGTGGCTATAAAGCAGCCGTGCCAGCCTAGCGCGCAGGTTTTCAGACTAGGTATTGCTTGAGCCGAGCCAATCCTCGCGGCGCATCTCAAACTTTATTTCGCCTTTGCCGTGCTGGCCTACCTCGCGCCAGCCGTTTTTTCTGTAGAAACCCGCGGCGCGGGTATTGGCCCCAGTGCCCAACCACACGGTATTTTGGTTTTGCGCAAAGTACCAGTCGAGCATGCAGTCGTGCAGCCGTTTGCCGATGCCACGGCCCTCAAACGCCGGGTGCACAAACAAGGCCCAGATATTTTGGTCCTGTAAATCGGCAATGGCAAACCCCACTACTTGCTCATCAACCAGGCAAACCCAGCCTTTGCCGCGGCGATTAATGTATTGCTCGCAGTCCTGGTCGGTAACACGGCTAGGGTCCGACAGCACGTTTTCCTTCACCGAATTTCGCACCAGCTGCATTTGCTTGATGTCGGCGGTTCGGGCCTCTCTGATGAGTACGGTAGACACTGGCTGGCGATTAAAGGGATTGACGGGCCGGTTTTGATGTCACCGGGATTGGGCCTTCTCGTCGGTTGATTTCGGTAACAAGGGTCAATCTATCAGCTTCGCACCAAACGCATTCAGCCCCGTTGTACCTTCGCTGCCCCAATCCACTAACCGGGTTAGCCGAAACCTAAGAGGTAGGATTGGGTGTTAGAGGAATCTATGGCCCAGGACAACCTGCAGGTAGCCGCACCGGCTGCCGATCCGATTGATCAGCTCGACCCGCGCGAGTTCATCATTATTAAGAACGCGCGCGTTCACAACCTCAAAAACCTGAGCGTGGCTTTCCCGCGCAACAAGTTTATCGTGGTCACGGGCCTGTCGGGCTCGGGCAAGTCGTCGTTGGCGTTCGATACGCTGTATGCCGAGGGCCAGCGCATGTACGTGGAAAGCCTGAGCTCCTACGCGCGGCAGTTTTTGGGCCGTATGGACAAGCCCGATGTCGACTATATCCGCGGGATTTCGCCGGCCATTGCCATCGAGCAGAAGGTAACGGTGCGCAACAACCGCTCGACGGTAGGCACCAGCACCGAGATTTACGACTACCTCAAGCTGTTTTTTGCCCGCGTAGGCCGCACCTATTCGCCTGTTTCGGGCCGCGAGGTGCGTAAGGACCAGGTATCCGACGTGGTCGATTACTTGTTTACCTTGCCCGAAGGCACCCGCGTGATGGTGCTGGCGCCGCTGGTACCCTCCGAAGACGGCCGCCCGCTGCGCAAGGAGCTCGATTTGCTGCTGCAGAAGGGCTACGCCCGCGTGGTGATAAACGGCGAAATGGCCTTTATCGAAGACCTGTTGGCCGAGGGGCAGCCCGAGCCCACAGGGAAGGTGCAGATCATGATTGACCGCGCCGTGGTGCAGCCCGGCGACGAAGACCTGCAGTTCCGCCTTTCCGACTCGGTGCAAACCGCCTTCTTCGAGGGCCACGGCACGTGCGTAGTAGTTGTCAGTGGCCAGTTGCCGGTTGCCAGTGAGGAAGGCCAGCCCCAACCGACAACTGAGACAAGGACTTTCTCCGACCGTTTCGAACTCGACGGCATTGCGTTCGAGGAGCCCAACGTCAACTTCTTCACCTTCAACAACCCCTACGGCGCGTGCCCGCGCTGCGAGGGGTTCGGCTCGGTGCTGGGCATCGACCCCGATCTGGTGATACCCGACAAAACCCTGACGGTGTACGAAGGCGCCATTGCCCCGTGGCGCACCGAGAAGCAGAGCGAGTGGCTGAAACCGCTGCTGAAAAACGGCATTCGCTTCGACTTCCCCATTCACCGCCCCTACAACGAGCTAACCGAAGCCGAGCAGCGCCTGCTTTGGGAAGGCAACAAGCACTTTCAGGGCCTGCACGACTACTTTGATTGGGTTCAGACGCAGACGCACAAGATTCAGTACCGCGTGTTGCTGAGCCGCTACCGCGGCCGCACCGTGTGCCCCGATTGCCGCGGTACCCGCCTGCGCAAAGACGCCCAGTACGTGAAAGTGGCCGGCAAGAACATTGCCGACCTGGTGCTGCTGCCCATCCGCGACGCCCTAGGTTTCTTCGAGAACCTCTCGCTCACGGAGCACGAAAAGGCCGTATCGGACCGCTTGGTAACGGAGGTACACAACCGCCTGAGCTACCTGGTGCGCGTAGGCCTGGGCTACCTCACGCTCAACCGCTTGTCAAACACCTTGTCGGGCGGCGAGTCGCAGCGCATTCAGCTGGCTACTTCGCTGGGCTCGGCGTTGGTGGGCTCGATGTACGTGCTCGATGAGCCCAGCATCGGCCTGCACCCCAAGGATGCCGAGCAGCTGATTGGCGTGCTGCGCTCGTTGCAACAGCTAGGCAACACCGTGGTGGTGGTGGAGCACGAGGAGAAGATGATGGAGGTGGCCGACCAAATCATCGACATCGGACCCGAAGCGGGCTCGGGTGGCGGTAATCTGGTGTTTCAGGGCACGTACTCCGAAATTCTGCAGGACGAAAAGACTTACACCGGCCAGTACCTCAGCGGCAAAATGGAGGTGCCGGTGCCCAAGGTGCGTCGCCCGTGGCGCAACGCCCTGGAGGTAGTAGGCGCCCGCGAAAACAACCTGAAGAACCTCACGGTGAAGTTTCCGTTGGGCGTGATGACGGTGGTAACGGGCGTATCGGGCTCGGGCAAATCCACGCTCATCAAACGCATTTTGTACCCGGCGCTGGCGCGGCACCTAGGCGGCACGGCCTCCGAGAGCATCGGCAAGTTCGATAAGCTCGGCGGCGACCTAGGCGCAGTGTCGCACGTGGAGTTCGTCGATCAGAACCCCATCGGCAAGAGCAGCCGCTCGAACCCGGTAACCTACGTGAAGGCCTACGACGCCATCCGGACGTTGTTTGCCGATCAGCAGCTGGCCAAGGCCCGCGGGTTCAAACCCTCGCACTTCAGCTTCAACATCGAGGGCGGCCGCTGCGAGGTGTGCCAGGGCGAAGGCCAGGTGAAAATCGAGATGCAGTTCATGGCCGACATCTACCTGACCTGCGAAGCCTGCGGTGGCCGCAAGTTCAAGCAGGACATCCTGGAGGTGAAGTACAAGGACAAGAGCATCGACGAGGTGCTGGAGCTGACCGTGGAAGATTCGCTCGACTTCTTCGCCGATCAGCCCAAGGTGGCGGAGCGCCTGCGGCCGCTGTTCGATGTGGGCCTGGGCTACATCCGCCTAGGTCAGTCGGCCAATACCTTGTCGGGCGGCGAGGCGCAGCGCGTTAAGCTGGCGTCGTTCCTTACCAAAGGCGCCACGTTGCAATCCGATAAGATCCTGTTCGTGTTCGACGAGCCAAGCACCGGCCTGCACTTCCACGACATCAACAAGCTGCTCACGGCCCTGAACGCGCTGGTGGAGCAGGGCAACTCGGTGCTCATCATCGAGCACAACATGGACATCGTGAAGGCTGCCGACTGGGTGATTGACCTAGGGCCCGAGGGCGGCACCGGCGGCGGGCACCTGCTGTTCGAGGGCACGCCCGAGGCGTTTGCCAAGCTGAAAGACGAAAATCACACGGCGCGTTTCCTGGCCGAAAAGCTGTAGCCGAGCTACCGGCCCGCCGCTGCACGCACAGCGCCGCGGCGGGCCAAGTGGCAAATTTTAAGGTTCTTTGCCGGGGTTTGGAGCCTATGATACTGCACGACGTCCCGGAAATAGTGCTGCAGCACGACCCCGCCACGGCCCTGCTGCGCGCGGCGTGGCGCGCGCATTGCCCGCTGGCCCGGTTTGTGCCCGTTTTGTTGCAATTGGTCGAGTTCAGCCGGCAGCGCGGCATACGCCACTGGCTCATGAACATCGACCAGCTGCCCCCGCTTGGGCAGCAGGAGCAGGCCTGGATTTTTGATACGTGGTTTCCGCTGATGGCCACCACGCCCGTGGAGCACCTGGCCCTGGTGCTACCCGCCGGCCTGCACAACCAGCTGGTGGCCACCGCGCCCGTGTTTGATAGGCCCGCCGTTATGTCGTTCGAGCTGCATTTTTTTGCCGACGACGAATCGGCCTTCAGCTGGATTAGCGAAGGCAACCTTAACGGCGCGCAGCTGCGCCAGGAATGGGCCTTGACGGTGGACCAAACCCAGCACGGGGCTGCCAACCGGCCCGAAAGCCTGCCGGCCGGAAGCTAAACCAGCGGGAACAAAGGCGGCACCAGTTGTTGTGCCGGTATGGAAACCGTAGCACCCCCTACCACCACACCGGCGCCGGCCGCTGCCCCGCCCGGCTACGCCTGGCGCTGGCTGGCCGCCCTGGCCATCTTCGGCTGCATTTTGCTGAACTACTGGTGGAACGCCAACCCGCCCAACGGCCAAAACATGGGGCAGGTATCGGCGCAGTACCCCACGCCGCTTACGCCCGCTGGTTGGGCATTTAGCATCTGGGGGCTGATTTTTCTGGCCGAAGCCATTTACGCCGTGTGGCAGCTGCTGCCTGCCCAGCGCGCCAACCCCTTGCCCAATGCCGTAGCGCGGCCGCTTACCGTGGCCAACCTGGCCGCCGCGGCCTGGGTGGTGTGCTTCAGCTACCAGCTGATTGCCCTGTGCACCGCCCTGATGCTGCTAACCCTAGGTGCCTTGGTGCTGGCTTATGGCCGGGCAAGGCGGCTGGTATTGGCCGGCGACACGGCCAAGCTCTCGAGCTGGCCCGTGTCGTTGTTTATGGGCTGGATATCCGTGGCTACCGTGGTAAACCTCACGCTGGCGCTGCGCGATTTTGGCCTGGAAACGCCCCTGAACGTAACGGTGGTGCTGTGCGTGGCGCTGCTGGCGGTGGTAGTGGCATTGGGCCTCATCATCAGCAGCTCGTTCCGCGATGCCGTGTACGCGCTGGTGCTGGCTTGGGGCCTGATAGGAATTTGGGCTGCCCGCCGCACCGACGTAGTAGAGCTGGCCTGGGTAGCTCTAGCCGGTGCCGTAGTGGTGGGCCTGCTGGGCGTGCTGCTGGCCAACCGCCGGCGCAGCACCAGCCGCGCCGGTGAGTAGGGGAGGGCTAAGCCCAGGCTATGTGCCCCAATACCCGCCCCGACCTCCATCAACCAATTTTGTTTGCCTTAATAGCTGCAACCCCGCCCACCAGCGGGGTTGCTCTTTTTCGGCCACCTAGGGCCGCGGCACCGATGGGTGCAGGCCAAATGCTTTTCTTTGTACCTCGTCAGATATTTCCCTCCCACTCTATGCGTAAGAACATCGTTGCCGGCAACTGGAAGATGAACATGACTCTTCAGGACGGCCAGGCTCTCGTTTCGGAAATCGTGAACATGGTGCAGGACGAAGTAACCGGCTCCGGGGTGGAGGTGGTTATTGCGCCGCCCTTCCCGCTGCTGCCCGTTATCGGCCGCATGCTGCCCGAGGGTGGCCGCATTCACCTAGGGGCTCAAAACTGCCACCAGAAGGAGAGCGGCGCGTTCACCGGCGAGGTATCGGCCAAGCTGCTGGCTTCGGTAGGCACGGGGTACGTTATCCTGGGCCACTCGGAGCGCCGCCAGTACTTCGGCGAAGACGACGAGCTGCTAAGCCAAAAGCTGAAGGCTGCCCTGGCTGCCGGCCTGCGCCCCATCTTCTGCGTGGGCGAGTCGCTCGAAACCCGCGAGCGGGAAGAAACCTTCGCGTTCATTGCCAGCCAGCTGAAAAACGGCCTGTTTCACCTCAGCAACGAGGAGTTCGAGCGCGTGGTAATTGCCTACGAGCCCATTTGGGCCATTGGCACCGGCAAAACGGCCACCAGCCAGCAGGCGCAGGAGGTGCACGCATTTATCCGCGAGCAAATTGCCCGTGCCTACGACGCCGAAGCCGCCCTGAACACCACCATCCTGTACGGCGGCTCGGCCAACGCCCAAAACGCCCGCGAGCTGTTTTCGCAGCCCGATGTGGACGGCGGCCTGATCGGCGGCGCTTCGCTGAAGTCGCGCGACTTTACCGAAATCATTAAGTCGTTCTAGGTTCTGTAAATCAGCTGATAGTAGCTGCTGAAACAAATTGTAAGCGAGTTTACTGGCTAATAAAATTGGTCTGGTAAACTCGCTTACGATACGTTTATAGCCTGCCCGCACGCTAGTTGCACCACCCGACCTAGGCCCGAACCAAAGTGGCGCGGTACTTGTCGGTACCCGCAGAACCTTCCTTGTCCGCTATGCTTCTGGCCACGCTCGTATCGGCTTTGCTCTGGCTGCCGCCCGCCACCACGCCCAAAGTGCCTTTTGCGGCGCAGCAGCAGCGCGGCGGCTACGTCGATCCGTGCAAAATTTACGGCAGCATTTACCTGGAGCGCGACCCGCGCCGCCGGGCGTACTGCTCGGCCACCGTTTTCGTGGAGCAGCAGGATGCCTTTGCCAGCCTCGTGGTGTACCAGGAAGCCAACAAGCTGTTTGCCGATAAGCCGGGCACGTGGTACGTAACGGATGCCCGCGACTTTGCCGACTACACCGTGCTCGTAACCGACAACCGCGCCTTCGCCGATTTCGGCATCTTCTACACCAAAGTGCGCTCGTTTGCGGGCTGCCGGCAGAACTAGAAACGCCATTGGCTGCTAACCACAAGGCCCGGCCGCAACGGTACCACGTTGCGGCCGGGCCTTTGCTTTGGGGGGGCTTGCGGCTACAGCTTCACGAGCTCCACGCGCCGGTTTTGGGCTTTATGCGGTTCGGTGTCGTTGGCCACCAGCGGCTTATCGGAGCCAAAGCCAGCGGCCCGCAACCGGTCGGCCGCAATGCCTGCTTGCGTGAGCTTCGTTACCACGGCCTGCGCCCGTCCCTGCGAGAGTTGCCGGTTGTGGGCCGGGCTGCCGGTGTTGTCGGTATGGCCCTCCACACCTAGGCGCAGCTGCGGGTGCTGGCGCAGCAGGGTTACTACCTCGGCCACCGTCGGCTCCGATTCGGGCCGGATGGTGGTCTGGTCCGTGTCGAAGTTCACGTACAGGGTAGCGTGCCCTTCAGCATCTAGTTTTTTTTTAGCTCAGCGGCCTGCACCACCGAAATCTGCTGGGGCATGGCGGCTTTCTCGGCTACGTTCAGGTAGTAGTCGCGGTCAAGCTTCTGCATGTCCAGCCATATTTCCTTGTCCTTCTGCCGAATCACGTACACGTCGTGCTCAGCCGAAAAGCCCGATATGCCACCTTTTTTGGCAGCCTGGCTGCCGCCTACTTTTTCCACGGCTTC
The sequence above is drawn from the Hymenobacter sp. YIM 151858-1 genome and encodes:
- a CDS encoding GNAT family N-acetyltransferase, with the translated sequence MSTVLIREARTADIKQMQLVRNSVKENVLSDPSRVTDQDCEQYINRRGKGWVCLVDEQVVGFAIADLQDQNIWALFVHPAFEGRGIGKRLHDCMLDWYFAQNQNTVWLGTGANTRAAGFYRKNGWREVGQHGKGEIKFEMRREDWLGSSNT
- a CDS encoding alpha/beta hydrolase family protein; this translates as MRNFLRLQPILWFLLLFPLLCTAVAYNPADSPLGGQWRGELKVSGGTSELVITIIPLSNGTLYATLDVPKQKVTRMPVKVTLKGSEVTMRIEEAGSRFTGRLSADNKSMKGMWSQPGLTSALVLERSAGSVLNAATFKPAAPYREEEVVVPNKVDKLRLTGTLTMPQGRGPFPGVVLISDSGPQDRNAAVDNYRMFNILADYLTRRGVAVLRYDDRGVGKSTGSYQQANTADLVSDAQAAMGFLRAHYKVNKTQVGMLGHGEGANIALLAAAQPIGAPNFVISLAGSGQSGSELLRRQQTEIMRLIGSTPAQVSAALQLHERMLNIIRETPNNDLARAKVAAMLRMSNADIDFTMVQARATQLTSPWYRFFIDFDPKTRFSGVKCPVLALNGTADLMVSANRNLPLLQKGLRAKGNKKVEVYKLTGVNHWFQSDRSQWPLVNGEIQPTFSPRALVLIHGWIAKHSAKPVPKPAAPQSQVAKTKLSLRSKAKAAQASTATQRAAN
- a CDS encoding OmpA family protein, with amino-acid sequence MNFDTDQTTIRPESEPTVAEVVTLLRQHPQLRLGVEGHTDNTGSPAHNRQLSQGRAQAVVTKLTQAGIAADRLRAAGFGSDKPLVANDTEPHKAQNRRVELVKL
- a CDS encoding DUF6150 family protein, giving the protein MLLATLVSALLWLPPATTPKVPFAAQQQRGGYVDPCKIYGSIYLERDPRRRAYCSATVFVEQQDAFASLVVYQEANKLFADKPGTWYVTDARDFADYTVLVTDNRAFADFGIFYTKVRSFAGCRQN
- the tpiA gene encoding triose-phosphate isomerase, translated to MRKNIVAGNWKMNMTLQDGQALVSEIVNMVQDEVTGSGVEVVIAPPFPLLPVIGRMLPEGGRIHLGAQNCHQKESGAFTGEVSAKLLASVGTGYVILGHSERRQYFGEDDELLSQKLKAALAAGLRPIFCVGESLETREREETFAFIASQLKNGLFHLSNEEFERVVIAYEPIWAIGTGKTATSQQAQEVHAFIREQIARAYDAEAALNTTILYGGSANAQNARELFSQPDVDGGLIGGASLKSRDFTEIIKSF
- a CDS encoding alpha/beta hydrolase family protein: MLRFLCYLRGAVWLLVLLCFSATAWAQGNAPLRAGIWRGKMQAGATELPLIFHIAEAANGARTATLDSPNQNAYGLPVEKVTQRADSVILQLTRPAARFAGRVVGGGKQLEGAWLQAGRSFPLTLAHQAGATANRPQEPKAPFPYHSEEVTFSNAKTNIKLAGTVTTPAGKGPFPAVVLVTGSGPQDRDETVFGHKPFWVLADYLTRRGYVVLRYDDRGVGKSGGTTTSYTTADGVTDAQAALAYLRTRPEVQARQAGLLGHSEGAMIGLIAATEPNPPAFLIALAGPAVRGLEFMLRQAEDLGRASGMSPDQVASARALNQQVYMTVLQTPDKAQANERVIALMKQAGLSAAQAQQQAAVLTTAWYRQLLAFDPQPLLPKVKCPVLALNGGKDLQVAASVNLPAWEQGVRAGGNQDVTVQELTGLNHLFQTANTGLSQEYGQIEETFSPTALQAIGDWLARHTKR
- the uvrA gene encoding excinuclease ABC subunit UvrA, translated to MAQDNLQVAAPAADPIDQLDPREFIIIKNARVHNLKNLSVAFPRNKFIVVTGLSGSGKSSLAFDTLYAEGQRMYVESLSSYARQFLGRMDKPDVDYIRGISPAIAIEQKVTVRNNRSTVGTSTEIYDYLKLFFARVGRTYSPVSGREVRKDQVSDVVDYLFTLPEGTRVMVLAPLVPSEDGRPLRKELDLLLQKGYARVVINGEMAFIEDLLAEGQPEPTGKVQIMIDRAVVQPGDEDLQFRLSDSVQTAFFEGHGTCVVVVSGQLPVASEEGQPQPTTETRTFSDRFELDGIAFEEPNVNFFTFNNPYGACPRCEGFGSVLGIDPDLVIPDKTLTVYEGAIAPWRTEKQSEWLKPLLKNGIRFDFPIHRPYNELTEAEQRLLWEGNKHFQGLHDYFDWVQTQTHKIQYRVLLSRYRGRTVCPDCRGTRLRKDAQYVKVAGKNIADLVLLPIRDALGFFENLSLTEHEKAVSDRLVTEVHNRLSYLVRVGLGYLTLNRLSNTLSGGESQRIQLATSLGSALVGSMYVLDEPSIGLHPKDAEQLIGVLRSLQQLGNTVVVVEHEEKMMEVADQIIDIGPEAGSGGGNLVFQGTYSEILQDEKTYTGQYLSGKMEVPVPKVRRPWRNALEVVGARENNLKNLTVKFPLGVMTVVTGVSGSGKSTLIKRILYPALARHLGGTASESIGKFDKLGGDLGAVSHVEFVDQNPIGKSSRSNPVTYVKAYDAIRTLFADQQLAKARGFKPSHFSFNIEGGRCEVCQGEGQVKIEMQFMADIYLTCEACGGRKFKQDILEVKYKDKSIDEVLELTVEDSLDFFADQPKVAERLRPLFDVGLGYIRLGQSANTLSGGEAQRVKLASFLTKGATLQSDKILFVFDEPSTGLHFHDINKLLTALNALVEQGNSVLIIEHNMDIVKAADWVIDLGPEGGTGGGHLLFEGTPEAFAKLKDENHTARFLAEKL